Below is a genomic region from Vibrio cortegadensis.
ATTTCGTCGCAAGTGTCTCGACAAGCTTAGCGTGGAAATTTTCTTGGGTTCGATTGATTTCGGCATGGGCTTTCTTTGGCACTTTTTCACCAACCCAATCACCCGCTTGATTGTATTTACCAATATGGTATTTCGCGGCGAAGCCCTCATCATTCCGCTCAAGCTCTAACCACCAGCACCAAAATTCTCGTTCTTCTGGGGATTTTTTATCGTTAACACAGACTGACAAGCAGTCGAATAGGTAATGACCGTCTTCCGATTGAGGCTCTCTCAAATATGGGCCAATCGCTTTTAGTGCCGGAAGTAGACGAAAGTGAGTCGACTTTGTGATTTCATCTGACATATTGAATCTCCATTTCAATGAAAAGCATAATATCCTTTATGACAATGTCCTCCCCACCCTCTCCAATAAATTATGAATGGGGATCATAAGCTTACGCTACATTGCTATATCATGCTTAACTAAATTAGGAAAAATGTCACCTAAATAATTCCTCTTCAAGCCACTTTATTGCTAAATCGAGGGATTGCTCATACCCTTTTGAAATAGTTTTAGAATCAATTTTTTTTGCTTTTCCATACTCACTAAAAAGTGCAACCAATTGATTATCAGAGTATGGCGAAATAGGATCGCCCTCTAAACCAATGGCAAGAATTGGCACTTTAGTTCGTCGGCTCGATAATATGCCTTGAACTTTTAATGACCACGCCATCATTTGCCCTGCAAGGCTATTGATATCCACTCCACTCTTTCCAAGTCGAGAGGCTAATACATCAAGATACATCTTGGGCATCTGTTTTAATTTTCCAGGAGTGGCGAGCACATCATGGATCGGAGCACCAAGGCTAATGCATGCTTTTATCTTAGTCTGCTCTATAAAAGAGAGGCGAACCATAGCATTACCACCAAAGCGAAAACCGATTAGACCAACCTTATAGTGATCCACCCAGGGTAAATTAGGCAGTTCATTCAATACAGCTTGATGCAAACATGAAGAGTCTTCAGTCAAACTCCAATGAGAACTATGCCCAACAGAAGGCATATCTACAGTCAGCATCGCAATATTCTTAGGCGCAAGATAATCTCTAAACAGACGCCACATATCCGTCTGAAGGCTGTCTAACCCCGCACTTACTATCACGACTGGCTGCTGTTTGTCAGTTGAAGACATATGTAAATTAGCGATAATTTTCTTATTCTTATATGGGATCTCTATCTGCTTAATTACATGTTTCGTGTGTTTCGCGGCTTCTTGGTAGGCACCTGTCGCAAGGGTTTGCGCTTGTAAGGCAAGGTTATCATTTTTAAGGTGTGGGTAGCCTGCAATGCTGAAACACAGAGAGGCAGAAAAAAGCTCATTGGCTGCTTCTTCATTCTGCATATCATTGGCTCTTTTTTGATGAAGCATGCCAAGCTTTGTCCACTCATAAGCCCAATTTCCACTGTGATAACCCATAACGGTATCGAGCCACTGTTCATCTGTTCGTGAGTGCGTTGAGCAAGCGATTCTAGACAATACCCCTTCTTGCTCAATAGGATCGATGCCCTGCCAAATCCATTGCAATCTACGTAGGTTACGATACCACGAAAAATTGTCCTGCTGTTTACGCTCATTGAGGATCTCTAATGAGCTTGGTAGGTAACGTGTTAAGGCAGAGGTTTCCTGTGCTTGTTTGTACTTAACAAACAGGGTCTCAGACAGATTTTTACTTGTTTCGTCAGTCATATCTACGCTTCTTACAATGATTTGCCTTAATCATAATAAAAAAAATGACCCAATAAAGGGTCATTTTCAAATAATCACATTTTGATCTTATTTTTGCTTACGATTAATTGGCTCTACGTAAGTAATCGCGGTATCCCACGGTTGTTCAATCCATGTGTCTTGAGCAATATCAACAATGTATTCGTCAACTAGATCAGCGCCCGCAGGTTTTGCACATACCGTCACAAATTTAGCTTTTGGGTACATTTCACGGATTTTACGTGCTGTATCGCCACTGTCTACTAAATCATCAACAATCAAGAACCCTTCACCGTCATGCTCTGGTGCTTTCAAGATACGCATATCACGCTGATGATCGTGATCGTAACTTGCAATGCACACTGTATCTACGTAACGAATACCAAGTTCACGAGCTAAAATTGCAGCAGGAACCAAACCACCACGGCTTACACCAAGGATCCCTTTCCATTGTTCTGCTGGCATTTGCTTCTCAGCAAGCTGGCGACAATATGTTTGCATGTTGTCCCAAGTAATGATGAATTTAGTCGTCATAATAATAAAACCTAATAGTTATAAACTTATTGTTTTACGAATTAAGCAGCTGTTAACACGTATTTTAGAATAAAGATTGCAGCCATGACCCACACGCTCATCGATACATCACGACCTTTACCACTGAATAACTTGATCGCCGCATACGCGATAAAACCAAGAGAAATACCTTCAGCAATCGAAAAAGTCAGTGGCATAAGCAAGCAAGTAACGACAACTGGAGCCGCTTCTGTCAGATCACGCCAATCAATACTAACTAAACCAGATAGCATCAAGATCGCGACATAAAACAGTGCGCCAGCGGTTGCGTAAGCCGGGATCATTCCAGCTAATGGCGAGAAGAATAAAGCAAGTAGGAAGAAAATACCAACAACAACCGCAGTTAAACCTGTTCGTCCACCCGCAGCGACCCCTGAAACACTTTCAATATATGACGTCGTATTTGAGGTACCAAGCAGAGCACCAACCGATGTTGCTGTTGAATCCGCAAGCAATGCTTTATTAAGGCGAGGAATTTTGCCATCTTTACCGATAAGATCCGCTTTTTGTGCGACACCAACTAAAGTACCCGCAGTATCAAATAAATCGACAAATAAGAACGCAAACACAACAGAAATCATGCCCAGTTCAAATACAGCAGAAAAGTCTAGCTGCAAGAAAGTCGGCGCAATGCTAGGTGGCGCTGACATAATACCGTGGTACTGCACATCACCAAAAATAAGACCAAGACCCGTGACCGCCAGAATGGCAATCATCACTCCACCTTTCACACCACGGTGAACTAATGCAATCGTAAGGAAAAACCCAATCGCACCCAGTACCGCAGGAACAGAAGTAATCGCACCCATAGAAACTAATGTCGCTGGGTTATCCACCACGATGCCTGCATTCTTTAGAGCAATGAACGCCAAGAAAAGTCCAATACCCGCAGAGATACCCGTTCTAAGAGACATAGGAATTGAATTGATGATCCATTCACGAATCTTGAAGATACTTAAAAGGACAAACAAAATACCTGAAACAAATACCGCTGCTAGCGCAACTTGCCATGTATATCCCATCCCAAGTACGACTGAATAGGTAAAGAAGGCGTTGAGTC
It encodes:
- a CDS encoding NCS2 family permease — its product is MLERLFKLSEHGTNVRTEIIAGMTTFLTMAYIIFVNPAILSDAGMDHGAVFVATCLAAAIGCFIMGFVANYPIAQAPGMGLNAFFTYSVVLGMGYTWQVALAAVFVSGILFVLLSIFKIREWIINSIPMSLRTGISAGIGLFLAFIALKNAGIVVDNPATLVSMGAITSVPAVLGAIGFFLTIALVHRGVKGGVMIAILAVTGLGLIFGDVQYHGIMSAPPSIAPTFLQLDFSAVFELGMISVVFAFLFVDLFDTAGTLVGVAQKADLIGKDGKIPRLNKALLADSTATSVGALLGTSNTTSYIESVSGVAAGGRTGLTAVVVGIFFLLALFFSPLAGMIPAYATAGALFYVAILMLSGLVSIDWRDLTEAAPVVVTCLLMPLTFSIAEGISLGFIAYAAIKLFSGKGRDVSMSVWVMAAIFILKYVLTAA
- the crl gene encoding sigma factor-binding protein Crl — its product is MSDEITKSTHFRLLPALKAIGPYLREPQSEDGHYLFDCLSVCVNDKKSPEEREFWCWWLELERNDEGFAAKYHIGKYNQAGDWVGEKVPKKAHAEINRTQENFHAKLVETLATKFDLEVTIHADSAEFV
- the gpt gene encoding xanthine phosphoribosyltransferase translates to MTTKFIITWDNMQTYCRQLAEKQMPAEQWKGILGVSRGGLVPAAILARELGIRYVDTVCIASYDHDHQRDMRILKAPEHDGEGFLIVDDLVDSGDTARKIREMYPKAKFVTVCAKPAGADLVDEYIVDIAQDTWIEQPWDTAITYVEPINRKQK
- the frsA gene encoding esterase FrsA, translated to MTDETSKNLSETLFVKYKQAQETSALTRYLPSSLEILNERKQQDNFSWYRNLRRLQWIWQGIDPIEQEGVLSRIACSTHSRTDEQWLDTVMGYHSGNWAYEWTKLGMLHQKRANDMQNEEAANELFSASLCFSIAGYPHLKNDNLALQAQTLATGAYQEAAKHTKHVIKQIEIPYKNKKIIANLHMSSTDKQQPVVIVSAGLDSLQTDMWRLFRDYLAPKNIAMLTVDMPSVGHSSHWSLTEDSSCLHQAVLNELPNLPWVDHYKVGLIGFRFGGNAMVRLSFIEQTKIKACISLGAPIHDVLATPGKLKQMPKMYLDVLASRLGKSGVDINSLAGQMMAWSLKVQGILSSRRTKVPILAIGLEGDPISPYSDNQLVALFSEYGKAKKIDSKTISKGYEQSLDLAIKWLEEELFR